The region TTTCTAAACAGTACAATGTGTTATTATATCCTTTAGCTATTTCGTCTCCATTACTACATGAATTGATAATACAATTTGGAAGAAGCAGAGAAGATACGGGAAGGCCAATATTTGTACCTTCATCCATGGGGTTAAAAATACTTGATACATTGCCAGATGGTGTTGGAGAAAAGATAGGACTTAAAACTGGAGATATACTAATTAGTATAAATGGAAACAGGATAAATTCTAAAAGGGATATAGTAGAATCACTTATGATGAAACCTAAATATATCTGGTTAGATGTATTGGATATGAAAAAAGGACTTATAACAAAGGAATATAAAAATTATCGAGAAGGAATAGATAGCTTGGATGTATTAGTTATACCTAAAATACCTGAATATGCCTTTGTTATGGAAGAAGCAAAAAGTCCAATAAAAAGACTAATGGAAAAGATAAAAAAATAAGGTACTCCTTAGTGAAAAGGGTACCTTATTTATCTTTAATTTTCATCTTATTTAAATCAATTGAATATATTATATGTCTCTTACTATTTTCTAATGGAGGTGAAAGTGAGATATATCCTTTGTTCAATTCTTCATCATAGTAAATTTTCTCATTATTGATTCTAGCTATTTCTCGTACTTTATCTTTTGCTGTATTATAATACAATAGTTTATAATCATTTTCACAACTATTTTTTTCTATAAGAAGCAATACTTCTGGTTTTATCTGTAAATAGTTTATTACATTGATATCTGTTTGTGTTTTCATCTTTTTATCTTTTACATTGTAAAGGAATAGCTTATCTTCATTTTTGTCAGAAATATTTTTTAGATATACAATAGTATTTTTATCTAGAAAACTTATATTGTGACCTATATCTATCTTATCAAAGGATACTCCATCTTCTGTTATAAAAATAGCTTTATTTATTTTTTTATCATCATATTCTGTAAGAACTAATAAATCATCTTCAATATCAAAACTAGATATATTTTTAGGAATTTTGTATATTTCATCTACATTGTTGTCTTTAATACTATATAAAAATACTATGGAAGAACCTTTTGAACTATTATCTATAAAGTAAAGATTGTTTGCATTTTTCCATTCCATATTCCAAGTATGACTATGACCAACGGGGGTTATTTTATGTATAACTTTTTTCCCTATATTGATTAAATAAATATTAGTCACTCCATTATCATTCTCAATTAAAGATATATTCTTGTGGTCTGGACTAAATTTTGATAAATAGATAGAATGGTTTGTTTCGTATATCTGATGTTTTTCTTTTTTTTCTAAATCATAAAGCCATAGAACATCAATTGTTTCATTATTGTTCAAATTTTCCTGTTTGTATAACAAATATTTTTTCGGTATATAATCTAATATCATTCCATCATCAATATAGTCAGAAACAATGTCTTTGTCAGAATCGATTATTTCTCCTGTTAAGGCATCAGCTTTTACATTTAAATTTATTAGAGGTGCTTGTAAATTTCCTCTATCAAATATACCATTGAAAACAATATTCCATACAAAGCTATCTTTTTGTCTTATAAGACTAACATCTGGTATTGAGTTTGGCGCAATTTTAAATTGGGCATAAATATTGTTGAGTATTTCAGTTTTTCCAAATTTTAATTCTATAGGAGAATAATTTTTATTTATTATATTAAATTTATAATTATCTGTTTTGCCATCTAAAATTTTATCTAGAAGTACAGTGGCTTGGGGTATTGCTAATTGAGTTTTGTCATCTTCTAATAGTCTATTGGTATATATATTTATTTCGTTATTTTTTTTGGTGATTTTATCTATAGTTACTCCAGAACATTCTATGAGTCCAAAACTAATAGATAGTTTAGTTTTATTGTCTTTGGTAATGGTTTCTACTTTTGGTTCTAGTGTTTGATATCCTTTAGAAAGTAATATTTTTTCAATTTTAAATCCTAATATTTCTTCGTTTGTTTCTTCGGCAGGCTCTAATTCAGTAATTTTATTAGTGCTGCATGCAGTAAGAGTTATAATCAAGAATGTCACGAATGTTAATAAAACTATTTTTTTCATAAACGGCCTCCTCCTTATATAGATAGTTTATACTATTCAACAAATAAGTTCAATGTCCTTTTTTTTAGAGAAAAAACTTTAAAATCTATTTGATTTTATTTTAATATATATTATAATTGAAGTATGTTTCGAACTAGTGTTCAAATATGAGGTGAAGATATGAGTAATTTTGAGATAAAATCAAGTTATAAACCAACAGGTGATCAGCCAGAAGCAATTGAAAAATTGTCTAAAGGTTTGATGAGTGGAAGTAAATATCAGACATTACTAGGTGTAACTGGGTCGGGAAAAACTTTTACAATGGCTAATATTATTGAAAAAGTTCAAAGGCCTACATTAGTAATAGCACATAATAAGACATTGGCCTATCAATTGGCTAGTGAATTTAGAGAGTATTTCCCCAACAATGCTGTTGAATACTTTGTTAGTTATTATGATTATTACCAACCAGAGGCATATGTACCCCAAACAGATACTTATATTGAAAAGGATGCCTCTATAAATGATGAAATAGACAAACTAAGGCACTCTGCAACAGCATCTTTATTTGAGAGAAGAGATGTGATTATAGTAGCAAGTGTATCTTGCATATATGGATTAGGGGATCCTATTGATTATGAAAATTTGGTGGTTTCTATTCGACCAGGTATGATAAAAGATAGAGATGAGATCATAAGAAAACTTGTAGATATTCAATATATTAGAAATGACATAAATTTTACTAGAGGAACTTTTAGAGTGCGAGGAGATGTGTTGGAGATATTTCCAGCTTCTTCAAGTGAAAATACCATCCGTGTAGAATTCTTTGGAGATGAAATAGACAGGATAGTTGAAGTAAACTATCTTACTGGGGAGATCATAGGACTTAGAAGTCATGTTTCCATATTTCCTGCCTCTCACTTTGCCACTTCTCCAGAAAAGATAGAGAGGGCTATTAAAAGTATTGAAGTTGAATTAGATGAAAGATTGAAAGAACTCAGAAGTCAAGATAAACTGTTAGAAGCACAAAGGCTGGAACAGAGAACAAGATATGATATTGAGATGCTTGAGGAAATGGGATATTGTCAGGGAATAGAAAACTATTCTAGACATATTAGTGGTAGACCTAAGGGAAGTAAGCCTTATACATTGATAGATTATTTTCCAGATGACTTTTTGATAATAGTAGATGAATCTCATGTGACTATTCCTCAAATAAGGGGTATGTATGAAGGTGATAAATCTAGAAAAACTACATTAGTGGAATATGGATTTAGGCTTCCTTCTGCACTAGATAATAGACCTCTTAAGTTCAATGAATTTGAGAGACATATAAATCAAATATTATTTGTAAGTGCCACTCCTGGACCATATGAATTAGAGCATTCAGAAAAAATTGTTGAACAGATTATAAGACCTACAGGACTATTAGATCCAGAGATTGTAGTTAGACCAACTGAAAACCAAATAGATGATTTAGTAAAAGAGATTAGAATTCGTGAAAAGAAAAATGAAAGAGTGCTCATTACTACATTGACTAAAAAAATGTCTGAGGATCTTACAAATTACTTTAAAGAAATAGGGATTAAGGTAACTTATCTTCATTCTGATATAGATACTATTGAAAGGATGGAAATAATAAGGGATTTAAGACTAGGTAAATATGATGTATTAGTAGGAATTAACCTATTAAGAGAGGGATTGGATTTGCCAGAAGTTTCTCTTGTTGTAATATTGGATGCAGATAAGGAAGGATTTTTAAGATCAGAGACATCTATGATACAGACTATAGGTAGAGCAGCGAGAAACTCATCAGGAAAGGTAATCATGTATGCTGATAAGATGACTAAATCAATGAAAAAGGCAATCTTTGAGACAAATAGAAGAAGGAAAATTCAAAATGAGTACAATGTGGTGAATAATATTACTCCTAAGACTATAGTAAAGGGAATTAGAGATGTTATAGAAGCAACAAAGGTTGTTGAAGATGATGAGACATATGCTACTGAAAAATTATCCAAGGAGAAAATACTAGAAATAGTACAAGGATTAGAAGAAGAAATGTTAAAGGAAGCAGAGATGTTGCACTTTGAAAGAGCTGCAGAGTTGAGGGATAAGATAGTAGAATTAAAAGAGAAGTTATAATAGAGGTGAAAAAATGTCAAAAGATAAAATTATCATCAAAGGTGCAAGGGAACATAATCTTAAGAATGTAGATTTGGAGCTCCCTAGAAATAAATTTATAGTATTTACAGGTTTAAGTGGTTCGGGAAAATCTTCTTTAGCTTTTGATACCATATATGCAGAAGGACAGCGTAGATATGTAGAAAGTCTTTCTGCTTATGCAAGGCAGTTTTTAGGGCAAATGGAGAAGCCAGATTTAGATTATATAGAGGGACTGTCACCATCTATATCCATTGATCAAAAGACAACTAGTAAAAACCCTAGGTCAACAGTAGGAACTGTTACTGAGATTTATGATTATTTAAGACTTTTATTTGCTAGAATAGGAACACCCTATTGTTATAAATGCGGTAAGGAGATATCTAGCCAAACTGTAGACCAAATGGTAGATAGGGTTATGGAATTTGAAGAGAGAAGTAGAATTCAAGTTTTAGCACCAATTGTGAGAGGGAAAAAGGGTGAACATCAAAAAGTATTAGAATCTATAAAAAAGGATGGCTTTATTAGGGTAGTAGTAGATGGTGAAACCCATGAAGTTACTGATGATATAACATTAGAGAAAAACAAAAAGCATAATATAGAAGTTGTAGTAGATAGATTGATTGTAAAGGAAGGAATAGAGGGAAGATTAGCTGATTCTATTGAAACAGCTTTAAAGCTTGCTGATGGATTAGTTATTATAGATATTATTGATGGAGAAGAGATACTTTTTAGTCAAAAGTTAGCTTGTCCTGATTGTGGTGTTGTTATAGAGGAACTTTCTCCAAGAATGTTTTCTTTCAACAGTCCCTTTGGAATGTGTCCAACTTGTAATGGAATAGGATACTATAAGGAAATAGATAAAGAAATGATAATACCAAATCCAAGTTTAAGTATTGATGATGGGGGACTTGCTCCATATAGTAATTCAGGAGAGGATACCTACTATTATCAGATTTTTAAGACACTTGGGGAGTATCATAAATTTGGTATGGATAAGCCTTTAAAAGAAGCACCAAAGGAATTTATGGATGAGCTTTTATATGGGACAAATAGGATAATTGAGTTTAAATTTGAAAGCCATTTCAATGGTTCTAGGTCCTACAAGGGAACTTTTGAAGGGATAATACCAAATCTTGAGAGAAGATATAGGGAAACCAATTCTGATTTTATGAGGGAGAGAATAGATGGTTTCATGATAGAAAACCCTTGTCCTCATTGTCACGGGAAAAGGCTTAAAGAAGAAGTATTAGCAGTGAAGATAAATGGTTTAAATATAGCAGAGGTAACAGATCTTTCTATAAAGGAATCGTTAAAATTTTTCAAAAATCTAGATTTAACAGAAAGACAAAGGATTATAGGTGAACAAGTTTTAAAAGAGATAATAGAGAGACTTAATTTTTTACAAGATGTTGGACTAAATTATTTAACTCTTTCAAGAAGTGCTGGTTCTCTTTCAGGGGGAGAATCTCAAAGGATAAGATTGGCTACTCAAATAGGCTCTAGTCTCGTAGGAGTTGTGTATGTGCTAGATGAACCTAGTATTGGACTTCATCAAAGGGACAATGCTATGCTTCTTAAGACTTTGAGAAACCTTACGGATTTGGGAAATACCCTTATAGTTGTAGAACATGATGAGGATACCATGTATTGTGCAGATTATATTGTAGATATAGGACCAGGTGCAGGACTTCATGGAGGATATGTTGTAGCCAAAGGAGATCTAGAAGATATAAAGAACAGTAAAGAGTCTATAACAGGTCAATACCTATCAGGTAGAAAGCAAATCAAAATTCCTGATGAAAGAAGAAGTTCTAATGGTAAATCCATAAAGATAATGGGAGCTAAGGAAAACAATTTAAAAAATATAGATGTAGAAATTCCATTAGGTGTTTTCACATGTATTACTGGAGTATCTGGTTCTGGGAAAAGTAGTTTGATAAATGAAATATTGTATAAGAGTTTGGCTCAAAAGTTAAATAGGGTCAAGATAAAGCCAGGTAAACATGTGGAGATAAAGGGACTTGAAAATCTGGATAAGGTAATTGAAATAGACCAATCTCCTATAGGAAGAACACCTAGATCTAATCCTGCAACTTATACAGGAGTGTTTGACTATATAAGAGATGTATTTGCCATGACTCCAGAGGCAAAGATGAGAGGTTACAATAAGGGAAGATTTAGTTTCAATGTAAAAGGTGGAAGATGTGAAGCTTGTAATGGCGATGGAATAATAAAAATAGAGATGCACTTTTTACCTGATGTGTATGTTCCTTGTGAAGTGTGTAAAGGAAAGAGATACAATAGAGAAACTTTACAAGTAAAGTATAAGGGAAAAACAATCTCCGATGTACTGGATATGACTGTAGAAGAAGCATTAGAATTCTTTGAAAACATACCAAGGATTAAGAGAAAGATACAGACATTAAATGATGTAGGGCTAGGATATATAAAACTTGGGCAACCTTCCACTCAACTTTCTGGTGGAGAAGCTCAGAGGATTAAACTAGCTACTGAGTTGAGTAAAAGAAGTACAGGAAAGACATTGTATATATTAGATGAGCCAACAACTGGTCTTCATATGGATGATATCCATAAGCTTATAAAAGTATTAGATAAGCTAGTAGAAGGAGGAAATACAGTAGTTGTAATAGAGCACAATTTAGATGTGATAAAGACAGCAGATCATATTATAGATTTGGGCCCTGAAGGTGGAGATGAAGGTGGAACCATAGTAGCCACAGGAACTCCTGAGGAGGTAGCAAAAGTGAAATCCTCCTATACAGGCCAATTCTTAAAAAATGTCTTAAAGTGAGTCAGGTATTCTGACGCAAAAAAGGCTTCCTTAAAATATTTCGAAGGAAGCCTTTTTTGTGTTGACAATGTTAATAAATAAGAATATTATATAACCATAAGAATATATACGTATATAGGCATATACTATATTAAAGTGAGGGGGTGTTACAAATGGATAAATTAATTAATTTTTTCAAAGTACTATCAGATGACACTCGTTTGAGAATAATTGTGCTTCTTTACCACGGGAAACTTTGTGTTTGCCAAATATGTGGAGTAACAGACATATCTCAACCCAATGTATCTAAGCATTTGGCAAAGCTTAGGGATATGGGATTTGTAAAAGATGAAAGGCAAGGGCAATTTATCTATTATTATTTGAGTTTAGAAGAAGATATCTTTAGTGAAATAATAAAAGAAATAGTTGAAAATATAGATGACTATCCAATATTAAAATCTGATATTGGAAAGCTCAATAATATTGATACCTATTTAGAAAACTGTGGGAAATAATATAATTGGAAGGAGAATGACTATGGCAGTTTTTCGATTTTTAAATGATCAATTATTAAAGATGAACTGGCTTTGGGAACTGGTAAGGCTATTAGTTGAAAATGTTTTTAAAATGTCCATAGATACAAAAGTAGGTGGAAGTGTTCACTTTTTCATATATGACACTATTAAAATATTCATCCTATTATCTGTACTAATATTTATGATCTCCTATATACAAAGCTATTTTCCACCAGAGAGAACTAAAAAGATTTTAGGTAGAGTTAAGGGCGTAAAGGGGAATTTATTGGGAGCATTACTTGGTACTATTACTCCATTTTGCAGTTGTTCTAGCATACCACTTTTTATAGGTTTTACCTCTGCAGGGCTTCCATTAGGAGTTACATTTTCTTTTCTAATATCATCTCCCCTTGTAGATTTAGCCTCATTCTTACTATTAGTATCCTTCTTTGGAGTAAAGATTGCAGTTGCCTATGTAATTGTAGGACTTATACTTGCAGTTGTAGGAGGCACTATTATAGACAAATTAAATATGAATAAATATGTTGAAGATTATGTATGGGGAATACAGGCTGGAGATGTAGAAATAGAAGAGTTAACTAAAAAAGATAGAGTGAAGTTTGCAAAAGGTCAAGTAAAAGACATAGTCCATAGAGTTTGGATTTATATATTACTTGGAGTAGGAATTGGAGCAGCAATTCACAATTGGATTCCACAAACAGTTATTGAAAAAGTAGTAGGTGGAGATAATCCATTTGCAGTGTTTTTAGCAACCTTTATTGGGATTCCAATATATGCTGATATATTTGGTACTCTTCCTATAGCAGAAGCTTTAGTAGGCAAAGGAGTGGGCTTAGGAACGGTATTATCCTTTATGATGGGAGTAACTACTCTTTCACTACCATCAATGATAATGTTAAGCAAAGTTATTAAATCAAAATTGTTGGCGTTATTTATAATTATAGTGACTATTGGAATAATCATAATAGGTTATTCATTTAATCTATATTCATATATTTTTATATAGGATGAGGTGAAAAAAATGAGTGAAAAAACAGATCTATATTTATTAACAGGTTTTTTAGGTGCAGGAAAAACTACATTACTAACTAATATCCTAAATGATCTTTCTGGGGAAAGTGTTGGAGTTATAATGAACGAATTTGGGAAGATAGGGATTGATGGGGATATTATTAAGAAGGAAGGTATGGAGCTAGTAGAGATAAACAGAGGTTCAATATTTTGCTCTTGCTTGAAACTAAATTTTGCACAGGCAATGGTGGAGTTGGCAGATAAGAATCTAAAGTATCTTTTTGTTGAAAGCTCTGGATTAGCAGATCCTTCAAATATTGGAGATATTCTAGATGGAGTAAAATCTGTTAAAGGGGATGTATATGAGTACAAAGGGGCCATATGTTTAGTTGATGGAGTAAACTTTTTAGAACAAGTAAAAGATTTAGAAACAGTAGAAAGGCAAATCAAACATTGCCATTTGGCTGTAATTAGCAAAGTTGATTTGATAGATGAGGAAACACTGACTAAAATAATTGAGGTAATTAGAAAGATTAATAATAAAGTTAATATTGAGACAACAGCTTTTGGAAAGCTTAATTACAAATTTTTAGAAGAAGATTTAATGAAAAACCAATGGGTAGAAAATGAAGATACAACCAACACTCCAGAGACAAAACCCAAAACACTTACTTTGACATTTGAAGGAGAAGTAAATAAAGATGAACTATCAAGATTTATCAATGAAATCAAAAAAGACAGTTATAGAATAAAGGGATTTTTCAAGTTGGAAGATGGGTGGAATCAAGTTGATGTAGTTGGAAATATTATTGACTACAAACCAACTGATAAAAATGAAGAAATATCTCAATTAGTTATAATATCTAAGATTGGTCCACAAATAATAAGACCGATATTTAATGCTTGGAACAGTATATTTAAAGAGGAAATGAAATTAAGATAAAAGGAGAGTGGAAATATGATAATAAAAATATTGGGGACTGGATGCTCTAAATGTAGCAAGTTGGAGACAAATGTGAAGGCTGCTATAGATGAATTGGGAATTGAAGCAACAATTGAAAAGGTAAAAGACTTGCCAGGAATTATGAAATATGGAGTTATGAGCACTCCTGCGTTAGTAATTGATGAAAAGGTTAAAACTGTTGGTAGAGTATTAGATACAAAGGAAATTAAAGAATTAATTAAGGGTTAATATAAGTATTTTCCTTAAAAACCATTACATGGGGCGATCCTGATACAGAATCGTCCCATGTTCTAATTTAATATTCTTGTTTTTCAAATTGCTCTTGACATAGTAGTAAATATTTGTTAAGTTAAAAAGAAAAATAATGTCTGTTCGTGTGTGGTATACTATAGAATAGATAAAAATAAAAGGAGGAGTTTACCTTGGAATTTGTCGGAGAAGGTTTGACTTTTGATGATGTTCTATTATTGCCATGTAAGTCTGAAGTATTACCCAAGGAAGTAAAAACATATACACATTTAACAAAAAAGATAAAATTAAACATACCACTTATGAGTGCTGGGATGGATACGGTAACTGAAGCTAGAATGGCTATTGCTGTGGCTAGAGAAGGTGGAATAGGGATAATCCATAAAAATATGACTATTGAAGAACAAGCTTTGGAAGTTGATAAAGTAAAAAGGTCTGAACATGGAATTATAACAGATCCATTTTATTTGTCCCCAGATCACATTGTTTCAGATGCTCTTGAACTTATGGAGAGATATCATATTTCAGGAGTACCTATTACAAATAGAGATGGAAAGCTTGTAGGTATTATAACTAATAGGGATATTAGATTTGAAAAAGATACATCTAAAAAGATAAATGATGTTATGACAAAAGATAATTTAGTAACAGCTACTCAAGATATTTCTATGGATGAAGCATTAGAAATAATGAAGGAACACAAGATTGAAAAACTTCCATTAATAGATGAAAATTATATGCTTTCAGGTCTCATTACCATTAAAGACATAGAAAAATCTATTCAATATCCAAATTCAGCAAAGGACAGCTCAGGAAGACTTCTTGCAGGTGCAGCTGTTGGAGTTACTGAAGATATGATGGAAAGAGTTGCTGCACTAGTTAAAGCAAAAGTAGATGTAATAGTTGTAGATACAGCTCATGGACATTCTCAAGGAGTAATAAAAGCAGTTAAGAGAATAAAAACAGAATATCCAGATCTTCAAGTAATAGCTGGTAATGTTGCAACTGGTGAAGCTACACTTGATTTAATCAAAGCTGGAGCTGATGCAGTAAAAGTAGGTATAGGACCTGGTTCAATTTGTACTACTAGGGTAGTAACAGGTATTGGTGTACCTCAAATCACAGCAATACTTAACTGTGTAGAAGTAGCTAAGGAATATGAAATACCTATTATTGCAGATGGTGGCATTAAGTATTCTGGAGATATAACAAAGGCTCTTGCAGTAGGAGCTAATGTAGTTATGATTGGTTCACTATTTGCTGGAACTAGTGAAAGTCCAGGAGAAGAAGAACTTTATGAAGGAAGAAGATTTAAAGTATATAGAGGTATGGGATCTTTGTCAGCAATGCAAGCAGGCAGTAAAGATAGATATTTCCAAGAAGATACTAAGAAATTAGTTCCTGAAGGAGTAGAAGGAAGAGTTCCTTATAGAGGACCACTAGGAGATGTAGTATATCAATTAATGGGTGGATTGAGATCAGGAATGGGCTATGTAGGTGCTAAAACCTTAGTAGAATTAAACCAAAAAGCTAGATTTGTGAAGATAAGTGGGGCAGGACTTATAGAAAACCATCCTCATGATATTCATATAACAAAAGAAGCTCCAAACTATAGCGTTAGATAGATAAAGGGAGGTTTTGCCTTGATTTTAGTAATAGATTTCGGCGGTCAATACAGTCAACTTATAGGAAGAAGAGTAAGGGAATCAAAAGTTTATTGTGAAATTGTTCCTTATGATTATCCTATTAAAAAGATAAAGGAAAAGAATCCAGAAGGAATAATTCTTTCTGGAGGTCCTGCCAGTGTTTATGGAGAAGACTCTCCAAAATGTGATGCGGGAGTATTTAAACTAGGAGTTCCAGTATTGGGAATATGCTATGGCAGCCAACTTATGGCTGAAACTCTAGGTGGGAAGGTATCTAGAGCTTCTACAAGAGAATATGGAAAAACACAAGTATATGTTAATAACTCTAGCTTATTATTCAAAGGATTAGAAGATGAGATAACTACTTGGATGAGTCATACAGATTTTATTGAAAAGGCTCCAAATAGTTTTAGTATAGTTGGAAGTACTCCACTATGCCCAGTGGCAGCTATGGAAAATGTAGAAGATAAATTGTATGGAGTTCAATTTCATCCAGAAGTAGAACATACACAAGGTGGAAGAGAAATACTAAAGAACTTCCTATATGAAATATGTGGATGTTCACCTGATTGGACTATGGAAGATTTCATTAAAAAATCCATAGATAAAATCAAAAATGAAATTGGAGACGGAAAAGCTATATGTGCTCTTTCAGGTGGAGTAGATTCATCTGTAGCAGCAGTATTAGTCCATGAAGCTATAGGAGACAATTTAGTCTGTGTTTTTGTAGATCATGGTTTACTTAGAAAAAATGAAGCAGAAGAAGTTGTAAAACTATTTAGAGAAGAATTCCATATGAATCTTATAGCAGTAGATGCTAGAGAAAGATTCTTAAATAAATTATCTGGAGTTACTGAACCAGAAAGAAAGAGAAAGATTATTGGTGAAGAATTCATAAGGGTATTTGAAGAAGAACAAGGAAAATTGACAGGAATAGATTATCTTGTTCAAGGTACTATATACCCTGATGTAGTTGAAAGTGGTACTGGTAAATCATCTGTTATCAAGAGTCATCACAATGTAGGTGGACTTCCTGAGGATGTAAACTTTACATTAGTAGAGCCTCTTAGACAATTGTTTAAAGATGAAGTAAGAGAAGTAGGAAGAAAACTAGGACTTTCTAGTGATGTAGTAGATAGGCAACCATTCCCAGGGCCAGGATTGGCTATTAGAGTTCTTGGAGAAGTAACTGAAGATAAGCTTAAAATTGTAAGAGAAGCAGATTATATTTTTAGAGATGAAATCAAAAAAGCAGGTTTAGACAAAGAAATCTGGCAGTACTTCGCAATGTTACCTAATATAAGAAGTGTAGGAGTAATGGGAGATGAAAGAACCTATTCCTATACAGTAGGGCTTAGAGCAGTAACAAGCATAGACGGTATGACAGCAGATTGGGCTAAGATACCCCTAGACGTACTAGAAAAGATTTCAAACAGAATAGTAAATGAAGTAGATAATGTAAACAGAGTAGTATACGATATAACAAGCAAACCCCCAGCAACGATTGAGTGGGAGTAGTAAAAAATAAACAAGAAAGCTGATAAAACCAATATTTGTAGAGGATTAAAGTTCTCGACTGGAACGAAATTGGGTAAAAAAGTTTTTTGGAATAACTCAAGAAATAATATCAAGTGGATTACAAGTAGAAACACCATAGAAATCTTATTAAAAGAATCTATGGTGTTTTTGTATGTATATTTATTTTTGAAATCTAAACAGATTTCTAAAGGCATCGAATTCGACACGTTTAAAACTTGGGTTATGAATTTGCTTATGAAGCACTT is a window of Anaerosalibacter sp. Marseille-P3206 DNA encoding:
- a CDS encoding permease, which produces MAVFRFLNDQLLKMNWLWELVRLLVENVFKMSIDTKVGGSVHFFIYDTIKIFILLSVLIFMISYIQSYFPPERTKKILGRVKGVKGNLLGALLGTITPFCSCSSIPLFIGFTSAGLPLGVTFSFLISSPLVDLASFLLLVSFFGVKIAVAYVIVGLILAVVGGTIIDKLNMNKYVEDYVWGIQAGDVEIEELTKKDRVKFAKGQVKDIVHRVWIYILLGVGIGAAIHNWIPQTVIEKVVGGDNPFAVFLATFIGIPIYADIFGTLPIAEALVGKGVGLGTVLSFMMGVTTLSLPSMIMLSKVIKSKLLALFIIIVTIGIIIIGYSFNLYSYIFI
- a CDS encoding CobW family GTP-binding protein, which gives rise to MSEKTDLYLLTGFLGAGKTTLLTNILNDLSGESVGVIMNEFGKIGIDGDIIKKEGMELVEINRGSIFCSCLKLNFAQAMVELADKNLKYLFVESSGLADPSNIGDILDGVKSVKGDVYEYKGAICLVDGVNFLEQVKDLETVERQIKHCHLAVISKVDLIDEETLTKIIEVIRKINNKVNIETTAFGKLNYKFLEEDLMKNQWVENEDTTNTPETKPKTLTLTFEGEVNKDELSRFINEIKKDSYRIKGFFKLEDGWNQVDVVGNIIDYKPTDKNEEISQLVIISKIGPQIIRPIFNAWNSIFKEEMKLR
- a CDS encoding thioredoxin family protein; the encoded protein is MIIKILGTGCSKCSKLETNVKAAIDELGIEATIEKVKDLPGIMKYGVMSTPALVIDEKVKTVGRVLDTKEIKELIKG
- the uvrB gene encoding excinuclease ABC subunit UvrB, which translates into the protein MSNFEIKSSYKPTGDQPEAIEKLSKGLMSGSKYQTLLGVTGSGKTFTMANIIEKVQRPTLVIAHNKTLAYQLASEFREYFPNNAVEYFVSYYDYYQPEAYVPQTDTYIEKDASINDEIDKLRHSATASLFERRDVIIVASVSCIYGLGDPIDYENLVVSIRPGMIKDRDEIIRKLVDIQYIRNDINFTRGTFRVRGDVLEIFPASSSENTIRVEFFGDEIDRIVEVNYLTGEIIGLRSHVSIFPASHFATSPEKIERAIKSIEVELDERLKELRSQDKLLEAQRLEQRTRYDIEMLEEMGYCQGIENYSRHISGRPKGSKPYTLIDYFPDDFLIIVDESHVTIPQIRGMYEGDKSRKTTLVEYGFRLPSALDNRPLKFNEFERHINQILFVSATPGPYELEHSEKIVEQIIRPTGLLDPEIVVRPTENQIDDLVKEIRIREKKNERVLITTLTKKMSEDLTNYFKEIGIKVTYLHSDIDTIERMEIIRDLRLGKYDVLVGINLLREGLDLPEVSLVVILDADKEGFLRSETSMIQTIGRAARNSSGKVIMYADKMTKSMKKAIFETNRRRKIQNEYNVVNNITPKTIVKGIRDVIEATKVVEDDETYATEKLSKEKILEIVQGLEEEMLKEAEMLHFERAAELRDKIVELKEKL
- the uvrA gene encoding excinuclease ABC subunit UvrA, with protein sequence MSKDKIIIKGAREHNLKNVDLELPRNKFIVFTGLSGSGKSSLAFDTIYAEGQRRYVESLSAYARQFLGQMEKPDLDYIEGLSPSISIDQKTTSKNPRSTVGTVTEIYDYLRLLFARIGTPYCYKCGKEISSQTVDQMVDRVMEFEERSRIQVLAPIVRGKKGEHQKVLESIKKDGFIRVVVDGETHEVTDDITLEKNKKHNIEVVVDRLIVKEGIEGRLADSIETALKLADGLVIIDIIDGEEILFSQKLACPDCGVVIEELSPRMFSFNSPFGMCPTCNGIGYYKEIDKEMIIPNPSLSIDDGGLAPYSNSGEDTYYYQIFKTLGEYHKFGMDKPLKEAPKEFMDELLYGTNRIIEFKFESHFNGSRSYKGTFEGIIPNLERRYRETNSDFMRERIDGFMIENPCPHCHGKRLKEEVLAVKINGLNIAEVTDLSIKESLKFFKNLDLTERQRIIGEQVLKEIIERLNFLQDVGLNYLTLSRSAGSLSGGESQRIRLATQIGSSLVGVVYVLDEPSIGLHQRDNAMLLKTLRNLTDLGNTLIVVEHDEDTMYCADYIVDIGPGAGLHGGYVVAKGDLEDIKNSKESITGQYLSGRKQIKIPDERRSSNGKSIKIMGAKENNLKNIDVEIPLGVFTCITGVSGSGKSSLINEILYKSLAQKLNRVKIKPGKHVEIKGLENLDKVIEIDQSPIGRTPRSNPATYTGVFDYIRDVFAMTPEAKMRGYNKGRFSFNVKGGRCEACNGDGIIKIEMHFLPDVYVPCEVCKGKRYNRETLQVKYKGKTISDVLDMTVEEALEFFENIPRIKRKIQTLNDVGLGYIKLGQPSTQLSGGEAQRIKLATELSKRSTGKTLYILDEPTTGLHMDDIHKLIKVLDKLVEGGNTVVVIEHNLDVIKTADHIIDLGPEGGDEGGTIVATGTPEEVAKVKSSYTGQFLKNVLK
- a CDS encoding ArsR/SmtB family transcription factor, with the translated sequence MDKLINFFKVLSDDTRLRIIVLLYHGKLCVCQICGVTDISQPNVSKHLAKLRDMGFVKDERQGQFIYYYLSLEEDIFSEIIKEIVENIDDYPILKSDIGKLNNIDTYLENCGK